A single region of the Thermococcus paralvinellae genome encodes:
- a CDS encoding OB-fold nucleic acid binding domain-containing protein, which produces MKKRLPATRVYIKDILEGFYVKSEGDFEPNYLITKDARKVYRAKIVATVVRDPVIAEDETYGKFQVDDGTGVIWVLGFRDDTKFAKLVKKGDLVQIIGKIAEWRGDKQILVEGVSKVHPNMWILHRYETLRDKVEHIKKAKIAFEIYNTYGITAKAKVIAKNKGISEDLLETIDELYAIMIEQRAEEALEEEMFEEEEKKVDETLEEAKKAILEILRSKGERPVSRKYIERKLQEKFEPDVIDDAIRELLAEGEIYEPEIGYYKILA; this is translated from the coding sequence ATGAAGAAGCGCTTACCCGCTACAAGAGTTTATATTAAAGACATCCTTGAGGGATTCTATGTCAAAAGCGAGGGTGACTTTGAGCCCAATTATCTAATCACAAAAGATGCGAGAAAAGTTTACAGAGCTAAGATAGTTGCAACTGTTGTGAGAGACCCAGTAATAGCTGAAGATGAGACGTATGGAAAGTTTCAAGTTGATGATGGCACTGGTGTAATCTGGGTTCTGGGATTCAGGGACGATACAAAGTTTGCCAAGCTCGTTAAAAAAGGCGACTTAGTGCAGATTATTGGAAAGATTGCAGAGTGGAGAGGGGATAAGCAGATTTTGGTTGAAGGAGTTTCAAAAGTTCATCCAAACATGTGGATTCTCCACCGCTATGAGACACTGAGAGATAAGGTGGAGCACATAAAGAAGGCCAAGATTGCGTTTGAAATCTACAACACATATGGCATAACAGCAAAAGCCAAGGTAATTGCAAAGAATAAGGGGATAAGTGAAGATTTGCTTGAAACAATTGATGAGCTCTATGCAATAATGATTGAACAAAGGGCAGAGGAAGCATTGGAAGAGGAAATGTTCGAGGAAGAAGAGAAGAAAGTTGATGAAACCCTTGAAGAGGCCAAAAAGGCTATACTTGAGATATTGAGATCAAAAGGTGAAAGACCAGTTTCAAGAAAGTATATAGAGAGAAAACTGCAGGAGAAGTTTGAGCCAGATGTCATTGATGACGCTATCAGGGAACTCCTGGCAGAAGGGGAAATCTACGAACCAGAAATTGGCTATTACAAGATTCTGGCTTGA